In one window of Mytilus galloprovincialis chromosome 6, xbMytGall1.hap1.1, whole genome shotgun sequence DNA:
- the LOC143080719 gene encoding acyl-coenzyme A diphosphatase NUDT19-like isoform X2, with protein sequence MIVHLSKQILINMATILKHWREAATLIIAAKSKNIANRYSYEILMLKRSGKSKFMPSWSVFPGGVAEDADFSPEWVGLFSSLDNDIWPKTFAHFANVGQGPPMFSRQRDEHYSKIPSEVAFRICAIRETFEECGILLTRSSNDNKKKTLTEATNIAKNYGKIGNITISDFEIWREKVDKDATQFIKMCQEFNMVPDIWSLTEWSNWLTPVNMVNKDRRASGTDKGSKRRYDTAFFLCLLDTVPDAMHDDKETVHLQWFPPDELIKSHLESKVKLAPPQIYEICRFLNFKDMEELNEFCLTRINKRVTRNFPVPAICDDGMFILYPGVFVCWTSLSWTFPWGRNSSSEGNRDVYSY encoded by the exons ATGATTGTTCACTTGAGTAAACAAATTCTTATTAACATGGCTACTATTTTAAAACATTGGAGGGAGGCAGCTACTCTGATTATTGCTGCTAAATCGAAGAACATTGCAAACAGATACTCTTATGAAATTTTGATGTTGAAAAGAAGTGGAAAAAGCAAATTTATGCCAAGCTGGAGTGTGTTTCCTGGGGGCGTGGCAGAAGATGCTGACTTTTCCCCAGAATGGGTTGGCCTTTTTTCCTCTCTTGACAATGATATATGGCCCAAGACATTTGCTCATTTTGCAAATGTGGGGCAAGGTCCTCCAATGTTTAGCAGACAACGGGATGAACATTATTCTAAAATCCCAAGTGAAGTTGCCTTTAGAATATGTGCTATAAGAGAGACATTTGAAGAATGTGGAATATTACTAACCAGATCttcaaatgacaataaaaaaaaaaccctaacaGAGGCAACAAATATAGCAAAGAATTATGGCAAAATTGGTAATATTACTATTTCTGATTTTGAGATATGGAGGGAGAAGGTAGATAAAGATGCAACACAATTCATCAAAATGTGTCAAGAATTTAATATGGTTCCTGACATATGGTCATTAACAGAATGGTCAAACTGGTTGACACctgtcaacatggtcaataaGGATAGAAGAGCATCTGGAACTGATAAAGGTTCTAAAAGAAGATATGATACTGCATTCTTTCTTTGTTTATTGGACACTGTACCAGATGCTATGCATGATGATAAAGAAACTGTACATTTACAG tgGTTTCCACCAGATGAGTTGATAAAAAGTCATTTAGAATCTAAAGTTAAACTGGCTCCACCACAGATTTATGAAATATGTAGATTTCTGAACTTTAAAGATATGGAGGAGTTGAATGAATTTTGCCTGACCAGAATCAACAAAAGAGTAACGAGAAATTTTCCAGTACCTGCTATCTGTGACGATGGAATGTTTATTCTATATCCAG
- the LOC143080719 gene encoding acyl-coenzyme A diphosphatase NUDT19-like isoform X3 — translation MIVHLSKQILINMATILKHWREAATLIIAAKSKNIANRYSYEILMLKRSGKSKFMPSWSVFPGGVAEDADFSPEWVGLFSSLDNDIWPKTFAHFANVGQGPPMFSRQRDEHYSKIPSEVAFRICAIRETFEECGILLTRSSNDNKKKTLTEATNIAKNYGKIGNITISDFEIWREKVDKDATQFIKMCQEFNMVPDIWSLTEWSNWLTPVNMVNKDRRASGTDKGSKRRYDTAFFLCLLDTVPDAMHDDKETVHLQWFPPDELIKSHLESKVKLAPPQIYEICRFLNFKDMEELNEFCLTRINKRVTRNFPVPAICDDGMFILYPGQ, via the exons ATGATTGTTCACTTGAGTAAACAAATTCTTATTAACATGGCTACTATTTTAAAACATTGGAGGGAGGCAGCTACTCTGATTATTGCTGCTAAATCGAAGAACATTGCAAACAGATACTCTTATGAAATTTTGATGTTGAAAAGAAGTGGAAAAAGCAAATTTATGCCAAGCTGGAGTGTGTTTCCTGGGGGCGTGGCAGAAGATGCTGACTTTTCCCCAGAATGGGTTGGCCTTTTTTCCTCTCTTGACAATGATATATGGCCCAAGACATTTGCTCATTTTGCAAATGTGGGGCAAGGTCCTCCAATGTTTAGCAGACAACGGGATGAACATTATTCTAAAATCCCAAGTGAAGTTGCCTTTAGAATATGTGCTATAAGAGAGACATTTGAAGAATGTGGAATATTACTAACCAGATCttcaaatgacaataaaaaaaaaaccctaacaGAGGCAACAAATATAGCAAAGAATTATGGCAAAATTGGTAATATTACTATTTCTGATTTTGAGATATGGAGGGAGAAGGTAGATAAAGATGCAACACAATTCATCAAAATGTGTCAAGAATTTAATATGGTTCCTGACATATGGTCATTAACAGAATGGTCAAACTGGTTGACACctgtcaacatggtcaataaGGATAGAAGAGCATCTGGAACTGATAAAGGTTCTAAAAGAAGATATGATACTGCATTCTTTCTTTGTTTATTGGACACTGTACCAGATGCTATGCATGATGATAAAGAAACTGTACATTTACAG tgGTTTCCACCAGATGAGTTGATAAAAAGTCATTTAGAATCTAAAGTTAAACTGGCTCCACCACAGATTTATGAAATATGTAGATTTCTGAACTTTAAAGATATGGAGGAGTTGAATGAATTTTGCCTGACCAGAATCAACAAAAGAGTAACGAGAAATTTTCCAGTACCTGCTATCTGTGACGATGGAATGTTTATTCTATATCCAG